Proteins from a genomic interval of Solea solea chromosome 10, fSolSol10.1, whole genome shotgun sequence:
- the LOC131467007 gene encoding neuronal acetylcholine receptor subunit beta-2-like, with the protein MTTITLLLLFFVSLTSSSAENAEERLVNYLLGPERYNKLIRPAVNKSQQVTISVQLTLSQLINVNEREQIMTTNVWLFQEWNDYRLRWDPDKYEGIKKLRIPSKHLWLPDIVLYNNADGVYEVSVYCNAVVSNTGDIFWLPPAIYKSACAIEVQNFPFDQQNCTLKFRSWTYDHTEVDLILISDFASRDDFTPSGEWDIVSLPGRKNEDPNDITYLDITYDFVIKRKPLFYTINLIIPCVLITSLAILVFYLPSDCGQKMTLTISVLLALTVFLLLISKIVPPTSLAVPLIGKYLMFTMVLVTFSIVCSVCVLNVHHRSPSTHHMPDWVKHLFLLQLPSFLLMRRPGSSVHEKLHRRFATWSSVEKSASQSCTDKKRYSNIRLGGIRTDSHSLYVNEDLAHRFCWRGGDNPDGGSRFSELQSPLAGQWDEDLEEAVDGVKYIAEHMKTEDGDEGIIQDWKYVAMVIDRLFLCIFILVCVVGTLGLFMQPLFQTYNTPMADGAENRDF; encoded by the exons ATGACAACCATCACTCTTCTCCTGctcttctttgtctctctcacaA GCAGCAGTGCAGAGAACGCAGAGGAGCGTCTGGTGAACTACCTGTTGGGTCCAGAGCGCTACAATAAACTGATCAGACCAGCTGTCAACAAGAGTCAGCAGGTCACCATCTCCGTACAGCTGACTCTGTCTCAGCTCATCAATGTA AACGAAAGGGAGCAGATAATGACCACCAACGTATGGCTGTTTCAG GAGTGGAATGACTACAGGCTGAGGTGGGACCCAGACAAATATGAGGGAATCAAGAAACTACGAATTCCTTCCAAACATCTTTGGCTTCCTGACATCGTGCTTTACAACAA TGCCGATGGTGTCTACGAGGTTTCCGTCTACTGCAACGCTGTAGTTTCCAACACGGGAGACATTTTTTGGCTGCCCCCTGCAATCTACAAGTCGGCCTGTGCCATCGAGGTGCAGAACTTCCCCTTCGACCAACAGAACTGCACTCTCAAGTTCCGCTCCTGGACGTACGACCACACAGAGGTGGACCTGATCCTCATCAGTGACTTTGCCAGTCGCGACGATTTCACGCCCAGCGGAGAGTGGGACATCGTGTCACTGCCGGGACGCAAAAACGAGGACCCCAACGACATCACCTACCTGGACATCACCTATGACTTTGTGATCAAGAGGAAGCCACTTTTTTACACCATCAATCTAATCATCCCGTGTGTGCTGATCACCTCGTTGGCTATCCTGGTTTTCTACCTGCCGTCGGACTGTGGGCAGAAGATGACACTGACGATCTCAGTGCTGCTGGCCCTCACTGTGTTCCTGCTGCTGATATCAAAGATAGTGCCACCCACCTCTCTGGCAGTGCCTCTTATTG GTAAATACCTGATGTTCACCATGGTGCTGGTGACTTTCTCCATCGTTTGCAGCGTCTGCGTCCTAAACGTGCACCACCGCTCTCCGTCCACCCACCACATGCCTGACTGGGTCAAACACCTCTTCCTGCTCCAACtgccctccttcctcctcatgAGGCGCCCAGGCTCCAGTGTCCATGAGAAACTACACCGGAGGTTCGCCACCTGGAGTTCCGTTGAGAAAAGCGCTTCACAGAGCTGCACGGACAAGAAGCGGTACTCCAACATCCGACTGGGTGGGATCCGGACAGACAGCCACTCTCTCTACGTGAACGAGGACTTGGCCCACAGGTTTTGCTGGAGGGGGGGCGACAATCCTGATGGCGGTAGCAGGTTTTCAGAATTGCAAAGTCCTTTGGCTGGTCAGTGGGATGAAGATCTGGAGGAAGCAGTGGATGGAGTGAAGTACATCGCTGAGCATATGAAGACGGAGGACGGTGATGAAGGG ATCATACAAGACTGGAAGTATGTGGCCATGGTGATAGACCGTCTCTTCCTGTGCATCTTCATCCTGGTGTGTGTGGTGGGAACACTGGGCCTCTTCATGCAGCCGCTGTTCCAGACCTATAACACACCCATGGCCGATGGCGCTGA gAATAGAGATTTCTAA